Genomic segment of Anaerolineales bacterium:
TCGATGAATCGGTGCTCCCGTTCCAGAACCTGGGTCGGCAATGAGGCTCCCATGCCATTCCTCCCGAAAGAAGCGGTGGTCCTCGAAGCCGAGGACGGCCGTACCGATTGTATTCCCAAAACTCCTCGGGCGAACGTTGGCGTCCGGGGCGCGGCGATCCGGCTTTGGGCCCGATCCCGGGCAACGGCGCACTTTCCGGCAGCCATGACCGGATCCGGGTTTTCTTCTGTTGCGAACGGTGCTCCCCCCGCGGACTCGAATTGCCCGAGGATCTCAAAACCGGCGCGTTGAAGCGCGGCGGAGAAATCGGATTTCCGCCGGCCGTGGGCGCGCGGAGGAAACCCGCTGTTTCCAATCCCCGTGTATTCCGCGGTACAAGGTGAGGACGTAAACGGCGATCGATCCGTCCGGATCGAAATCGTAGAACCGGACGAAGATCCGCTCCCGCTCTCCTGCAGAGCGGGTTTGGGGGTCCATCCAGCGCTCGCGCAAGGACAGGATGCGGTCGAAATTCCGGTTTTGGAGGATCCACAAACCGCCGGGCTCAAGGCAATTCGAAAAAACCCGCAGGGCCGAGGCCAACCCGGCGGCGTCCGGAACGTGGGGCAGGGAATTGCCGAGGCAGAGGACGGCGTTGAAGGAATCCTTTCCGAAAGCCCCGGCCAGGGCGCCGAAGCCGTCCTGCGCGAAGCAGATTTCCGTTCCCGCGGCGGCTGCGTTGCTCCGCGCGCGGGATCCCGTAAACCTCCTTCCAGAAAGGGCAGCTCGCGCGCCGGGAGCGCAGGCCAATCGGCAAAACGGTCGTACCCGGTGCTCCACCCGTCCTACAGGCGGAGGATTTTCCATCATCCGGCGGCTTCCGCCACGATCGCTTGAACGAGCATGCGGTATCGCTTCCGCATCAGCGGGCCGAATTCCAGATTGTCGAACCGCAGGATTTCCGCGCTAACCTTCTTCTGCTGGTCGGGCGGGATCAGCCGGACGGCCAGCGGGAAGAAGAAATCGTCCTCCCGGCGGATGTGTTGCCGCAACAAGGTTGCGTACCCCTGCGCGTTCAGGAACACCTCCTCCCGGGCGGCGGACGGGTCGGATTCCACGACCCGCGCGGCTTTTTCCATCGCTCGCGAATACATCCGCGCCTGGGCGTGTTCGGCGAGCAGGATGGCGACCGGACCGGTCCGGTTGGAAAGCCCCGCCTCCATCATGGACGGGATGAGGATTTCCTCCTCTTTTCGAATGTGGTTTCCATCTGCGAAATTGCGGATAAAGTCGGCCGCCTTCAGAAAAAAACCAGCCCGGACCGCCGACCCGGCCTGCAGCAGCAGGGAGCTTTTTTCCAGCGCGTCGATCACCTGGAGGATGACGCGGTGTTCCTCCGCCAATAGGTCGGCTCCGTCCATGGCTGCCTCCAATGGCGTACTCCGTCGGCGGCGGCGCGCCGTTCGCCAACCGGCCGGATCAGCCGCCTTCTTCCAGAAGCCGGCGCTCCCCGGTGAGTTTGCGGATCGCGGTCACATCCTGGGTGACCTCGATCGTCCCCTGGAACGCCCCTTGCGGATCCCGGACGGCGAAGTAGCGGATGTGGATGAAGCGCGGCTCCGGGCCGCCGCCCTTCATTTGAATCCAGAACTCGGCGCTGTCGCGCTTTCCGGCGCGGAAATCGTCGAGAATCCGCTTAACGCGGTCCACGCTCTCCGCCGGATGGCAATTCAGCACGCTGCGCCCGACGACGCCGGGGGCGCGTTTGAAAATCCTGTCCTTCTGGCCGGAATAGAAGCGCACGACGTCGTCGGGGTCGACGAACGTCACGTCGACCGGCAGATGGGTCAACAGCAGGGCGATTTGCTGGGGGGTGAGCGCGCCGATTTGCAGGGGGATGGGGGTTGCGGATTCGGTCATCGATCCTCCTTGGTGTTGGTTTTCGGGGAAGCCGCGGGTATCGACAACAAACGCAGGTCCATCCACGGAGAACACGGATCGGCACGGAGGATTGCCTGTGCGCAAATCCGCTTGCCTC
This window contains:
- a CDS encoding hemerythrin domain-containing protein, translated to MDGADLLAEEHRVILQVIDALEKSSLLLQAGSAVRAGFFLKAADFIRNFADGNHIRKEEEILIPSMMEAGLSNRTGPVAILLAEHAQARMYSRAMEKAARVVESDPSAAREEVFLNAQGYATLLRQHIRREDDFFFPLAVRLIPPDQQKKVSAEILRFDNLEFGPLMRKRYRMLVQAIVAEAAG
- a CDS encoding DUF438 domain-containing protein — its product is MTESATPIPLQIGALTPQQIALLLTHLPVDVTFVDPDDVVRFYSGQKDRIFKRAPGVVGRSVLNCHPAESVDRVKRILDDFRAGKRDSAEFWIQMKGGGPEPRFIHIRYFAVRDPQGAFQGTIEVTQDVTAIRKLTGERRLLEEGG